Proteins from one Sander lucioperca isolate FBNREF2018 chromosome 16, SLUC_FBN_1.2, whole genome shotgun sequence genomic window:
- the fam133b gene encoding protein FAM133 isoform X5 has translation MGKRDNRVAYINPIAAARARGPANNAGPTIQDYLGRPRPTWEELKEQLEKKKKGSRALADFEDKMNVKWRKELAKNREKLLGGSDKDKEKDKKTTDKEKEEKKEKKEKKRKEKKKPSRHSSSSSSSSSSDSPSSSSSESEDVDEKKSLKKKRKRKKSSARRPSDSSEEESDAESKKKKRIKEEGDKDKEDRSRKRKRKAERSCKDSSSESSADSEGEEAEAKKKKRSSEEKEKITDRSKKKRKKKHKKHSRKKKKKAASQSDPELD, from the exons ATGGGCAAAAGGGATAATCGAGTG GCTTACATTAACCCCATTGCTGCTGCACGAGCCAGGGGACCGGCAAATAACGCTGGACCAACTATACAAGATTATTTAGGCAGACCTCGACCAACATG GGAAGAGTTAAAGGAGCagctggagaagaagaagaagggctCTCGAGCCCTGGCTGACTTTGAGGACAAAATGAACGTG aaatggAGAAAAGAACTGGCAAAAAACAGAGAGAAGTTGTTAGGTGGAAGTGataaagacaaagagaaagacaaGAAGACCACAGACAAGgaaaaagaggagaagaaagagaaaaaagag aaaaagaggaaagagaagaagaaacccAGCAGG CattcttcatcttcctcttcctcatcgaGTTCTGATTCCCCCAGCAGCTCCTCCTCAGAATCTGAAGACGTG GATGAAAAGAAGAGCCTGAAGAAAAAGCGGAAGAGAAAGAAGTCATCGGCAAGGAGACCATCAGACAGCTCAGAGGAAGAATCGGATGCTGAAAGCaag aaaaagaaaagaatcaaGGAAGAAGGAGACAAAGATAAG GAGGACAGGAGCCGTAAGAGAAAAAGGAAGGCCGAGCGAAGTTGTAAGGACTCATCCTCAGAGTCCTCTGCAGACTCTGAGGGGGAAGAG GCTGAAgccaagaagaaaaagagaagtaGCGAGGAAAAGGAGAAAATCACA GACCGATCcaagaagaagaggaaaaagaagCACAAGAAACAcagcagaaaaaagaaaaagaaggcaGCATCTCAGTCAGACCCTGAGCTCGACTAG
- the fam133b gene encoding protein FAM133 isoform X2, with the protein MGKRDNRVAYINPIAAARARGPANNAGPTIQDYLGRPRPTWEELKEQLEKKKKGSRALADFEDKMNVKWRKELAKNREKLLGGSDKDKEKDKKTTDKEKEEKKEKKEKKRKEKKKPSRHSSSSSSSSSSDSPSSSSSESEDVDEKKSLKKKRKRKKSSARRPSDSSEEESDAESKKKKKRIKEEGDKDKEDRSRKRKRKAERSCKDSSSESSADSEGEEAEAKKKKRSSEEKEKITDRSKKKRKKKHKKHSRKKKKKAASQSDPELD; encoded by the exons ATGGGCAAAAGGGATAATCGAGTG GCTTACATTAACCCCATTGCTGCTGCACGAGCCAGGGGACCGGCAAATAACGCTGGACCAACTATACAAGATTATTTAGGCAGACCTCGACCAACATG GGAAGAGTTAAAGGAGCagctggagaagaagaagaagggctCTCGAGCCCTGGCTGACTTTGAGGACAAAATGAACGTG aaatggAGAAAAGAACTGGCAAAAAACAGAGAGAAGTTGTTAGGTGGAAGTGataaagacaaagagaaagacaaGAAGACCACAGACAAGgaaaaagaggagaagaaagagaaaaaagag aaaaagaggaaagagaagaagaaacccAGCAGG CattcttcatcttcctcttcctcatcgaGTTCTGATTCCCCCAGCAGCTCCTCCTCAGAATCTGAAGACGTG GATGAAAAGAAGAGCCTGAAGAAAAAGCGGAAGAGAAAGAAGTCATCGGCAAGGAGACCATCAGACAGCTCAGAGGAAGAATCGGATGCTGAAAGCaag aagaaaaagaaaagaatcaaGGAAGAAGGAGACAAAGATAAG GAGGACAGGAGCCGTAAGAGAAAAAGGAAGGCCGAGCGAAGTTGTAAGGACTCATCCTCAGAGTCCTCTGCAGACTCTGAGGGGGAAGAG GCTGAAgccaagaagaaaaagagaagtaGCGAGGAAAAGGAGAAAATCACA GACCGATCcaagaagaagaggaaaaagaagCACAAGAAACAcagcagaaaaaagaaaaagaaggcaGCATCTCAGTCAGACCCTGAGCTCGACTAG
- the fam133b gene encoding protein FAM133 isoform X9, with amino-acid sequence MGKRDNRVAYINPIAAARARGPANNAGPTIQDYLGRPRPTWEELKEQLEKKKKGSRALADFEDKMNVKWRKELAKNREKLLGGSDKDKEKDKKTTDKEKEEKKEKKEKKRKEKKKPSRHSSSSSSSSSSDSPSSSSSESEDVDEKKSLKKKRKRKKSSARRPSDSSEEESDAESKKKKKRIKEEGDKDKAEAKKKKRSSEEKEKITDRSKKKRKKKHKKHSRKKKKKAASQSDPELD; translated from the exons ATGGGCAAAAGGGATAATCGAGTG GCTTACATTAACCCCATTGCTGCTGCACGAGCCAGGGGACCGGCAAATAACGCTGGACCAACTATACAAGATTATTTAGGCAGACCTCGACCAACATG GGAAGAGTTAAAGGAGCagctggagaagaagaagaagggctCTCGAGCCCTGGCTGACTTTGAGGACAAAATGAACGTG aaatggAGAAAAGAACTGGCAAAAAACAGAGAGAAGTTGTTAGGTGGAAGTGataaagacaaagagaaagacaaGAAGACCACAGACAAGgaaaaagaggagaagaaagagaaaaaagag aaaaagaggaaagagaagaagaaacccAGCAGG CattcttcatcttcctcttcctcatcgaGTTCTGATTCCCCCAGCAGCTCCTCCTCAGAATCTGAAGACGTG GATGAAAAGAAGAGCCTGAAGAAAAAGCGGAAGAGAAAGAAGTCATCGGCAAGGAGACCATCAGACAGCTCAGAGGAAGAATCGGATGCTGAAAGCaag aagaaaaagaaaagaatcaaGGAAGAAGGAGACAAAGATAAG GCTGAAgccaagaagaaaaagagaagtaGCGAGGAAAAGGAGAAAATCACA GACCGATCcaagaagaagaggaaaaagaagCACAAGAAACAcagcagaaaaaagaaaaagaaggcaGCATCTCAGTCAGACCCTGAGCTCGACTAG
- the fam133b gene encoding protein FAM133 isoform X10, giving the protein MGKRDNRVAYINPIAAARARGPANNAGPTIQDYLGRPRPTWEELKEQLEKKKKGSRALADFEDKMNVKWRKELAKNREKLLGGSDKDKEKDKKTTDKEKEEKKEKKEKKRKEKKKPSRHSSSSSSSSSSDSPSSSSSESEDVDEKKSLKKKRKRKKSSARRPSDSSEEESDAESKKKKRIKEEGDKDKAEAKKKKRSSEEKEKITDRSKKKRKKKHKKHSRKKKKKAASQSDPELD; this is encoded by the exons ATGGGCAAAAGGGATAATCGAGTG GCTTACATTAACCCCATTGCTGCTGCACGAGCCAGGGGACCGGCAAATAACGCTGGACCAACTATACAAGATTATTTAGGCAGACCTCGACCAACATG GGAAGAGTTAAAGGAGCagctggagaagaagaagaagggctCTCGAGCCCTGGCTGACTTTGAGGACAAAATGAACGTG aaatggAGAAAAGAACTGGCAAAAAACAGAGAGAAGTTGTTAGGTGGAAGTGataaagacaaagagaaagacaaGAAGACCACAGACAAGgaaaaagaggagaagaaagagaaaaaagag aaaaagaggaaagagaagaagaaacccAGCAGG CattcttcatcttcctcttcctcatcgaGTTCTGATTCCCCCAGCAGCTCCTCCTCAGAATCTGAAGACGTG GATGAAAAGAAGAGCCTGAAGAAAAAGCGGAAGAGAAAGAAGTCATCGGCAAGGAGACCATCAGACAGCTCAGAGGAAGAATCGGATGCTGAAAGCaag aaaaagaaaagaatcaaGGAAGAAGGAGACAAAGATAAG GCTGAAgccaagaagaaaaagagaagtaGCGAGGAAAAGGAGAAAATCACA GACCGATCcaagaagaagaggaaaaagaagCACAAGAAACAcagcagaaaaaagaaaaagaaggcaGCATCTCAGTCAGACCCTGAGCTCGACTAG
- the fam133b gene encoding protein FAM133 isoform X8, whose amino-acid sequence MGKRDNRVAYINPIAAARARGPANNAGPTIQDYLGRPRPTWEELKEQLEKKKKGSRALADFEDKMNVKWRKELAKNREKLLGGSDKDKEKDKKTTDKEKEEKKEKKEKKRKEKKKPSRHSSSSSSSSSSDSPSSSSSESEDVDEKKSLKKKRKRKKSSARRPSDSSEEESDAESKKKKRIKEEGDKDKDRSRKRKRKAERSCKDSSSESSADSEGEEAEAKKKKRSSEEKEKITDRSKKKRKKKHKKHSRKKKKKAASQSDPELD is encoded by the exons ATGGGCAAAAGGGATAATCGAGTG GCTTACATTAACCCCATTGCTGCTGCACGAGCCAGGGGACCGGCAAATAACGCTGGACCAACTATACAAGATTATTTAGGCAGACCTCGACCAACATG GGAAGAGTTAAAGGAGCagctggagaagaagaagaagggctCTCGAGCCCTGGCTGACTTTGAGGACAAAATGAACGTG aaatggAGAAAAGAACTGGCAAAAAACAGAGAGAAGTTGTTAGGTGGAAGTGataaagacaaagagaaagacaaGAAGACCACAGACAAGgaaaaagaggagaagaaagagaaaaaagag aaaaagaggaaagagaagaagaaacccAGCAGG CattcttcatcttcctcttcctcatcgaGTTCTGATTCCCCCAGCAGCTCCTCCTCAGAATCTGAAGACGTG GATGAAAAGAAGAGCCTGAAGAAAAAGCGGAAGAGAAAGAAGTCATCGGCAAGGAGACCATCAGACAGCTCAGAGGAAGAATCGGATGCTGAAAGCaag aaaaagaaaagaatcaaGGAAGAAGGAGACAAAGATAAG GACAGGAGCCGTAAGAGAAAAAGGAAGGCCGAGCGAAGTTGTAAGGACTCATCCTCAGAGTCCTCTGCAGACTCTGAGGGGGAAGAG GCTGAAgccaagaagaaaaagagaagtaGCGAGGAAAAGGAGAAAATCACA GACCGATCcaagaagaagaggaaaaagaagCACAAGAAACAcagcagaaaaaagaaaaagaaggcaGCATCTCAGTCAGACCCTGAGCTCGACTAG
- the fam133b gene encoding protein FAM133 isoform X7 — protein MGKRDNRVAYINPIAAARARGPANNAGPTIQDYLGRPRPTWEELKEQLEKKKKGSRALADFEDKMNVKWRKELAKNREKLLGGSDKDKEKDKKTTDKEKEEKKEKKEKKRKEKKKPSRHSSSSSSSSSSDSPSSSSSESEDVDEKKSLKKKRKRKKSSARRPSDSSEEESDAESKKKKRIKEEGDKDKDRSRKRKRKAERSCKDSSSESSADSEGEEVAEAKKKKRSSEEKEKITDRSKKKRKKKHKKHSRKKKKKAASQSDPELD, from the exons ATGGGCAAAAGGGATAATCGAGTG GCTTACATTAACCCCATTGCTGCTGCACGAGCCAGGGGACCGGCAAATAACGCTGGACCAACTATACAAGATTATTTAGGCAGACCTCGACCAACATG GGAAGAGTTAAAGGAGCagctggagaagaagaagaagggctCTCGAGCCCTGGCTGACTTTGAGGACAAAATGAACGTG aaatggAGAAAAGAACTGGCAAAAAACAGAGAGAAGTTGTTAGGTGGAAGTGataaagacaaagagaaagacaaGAAGACCACAGACAAGgaaaaagaggagaagaaagagaaaaaagag aaaaagaggaaagagaagaagaaacccAGCAGG CattcttcatcttcctcttcctcatcgaGTTCTGATTCCCCCAGCAGCTCCTCCTCAGAATCTGAAGACGTG GATGAAAAGAAGAGCCTGAAGAAAAAGCGGAAGAGAAAGAAGTCATCGGCAAGGAGACCATCAGACAGCTCAGAGGAAGAATCGGATGCTGAAAGCaag aaaaagaaaagaatcaaGGAAGAAGGAGACAAAGATAAG GACAGGAGCCGTAAGAGAAAAAGGAAGGCCGAGCGAAGTTGTAAGGACTCATCCTCAGAGTCCTCTGCAGACTCTGAGGGGGAAGAGGTA GCTGAAgccaagaagaaaaagagaagtaGCGAGGAAAAGGAGAAAATCACA GACCGATCcaagaagaagaggaaaaagaagCACAAGAAACAcagcagaaaaaagaaaaagaaggcaGCATCTCAGTCAGACCCTGAGCTCGACTAG
- the fam133b gene encoding protein FAM133 isoform X4, with product MGKRDNRVAYINPIAAARARGPANNAGPTIQDYLGRPRPTWEELKEQLEKKKKGSRALADFEDKMNVKWRKELAKNREKLLGGSDKDKEKDKKTTDKEKEEKKEKKEKKRKEKKKPSRHSSSSSSSSSSDSPSSSSSESEDVDEKKSLKKKRKRKKSSARRPSDSSEEESDAESKKKKKRIKEEGDKDKDRSRKRKRKAERSCKDSSSESSADSEGEEVAEAKKKKRSSEEKEKITDRSKKKRKKKHKKHSRKKKKKAASQSDPELD from the exons ATGGGCAAAAGGGATAATCGAGTG GCTTACATTAACCCCATTGCTGCTGCACGAGCCAGGGGACCGGCAAATAACGCTGGACCAACTATACAAGATTATTTAGGCAGACCTCGACCAACATG GGAAGAGTTAAAGGAGCagctggagaagaagaagaagggctCTCGAGCCCTGGCTGACTTTGAGGACAAAATGAACGTG aaatggAGAAAAGAACTGGCAAAAAACAGAGAGAAGTTGTTAGGTGGAAGTGataaagacaaagagaaagacaaGAAGACCACAGACAAGgaaaaagaggagaagaaagagaaaaaagag aaaaagaggaaagagaagaagaaacccAGCAGG CattcttcatcttcctcttcctcatcgaGTTCTGATTCCCCCAGCAGCTCCTCCTCAGAATCTGAAGACGTG GATGAAAAGAAGAGCCTGAAGAAAAAGCGGAAGAGAAAGAAGTCATCGGCAAGGAGACCATCAGACAGCTCAGAGGAAGAATCGGATGCTGAAAGCaag aagaaaaagaaaagaatcaaGGAAGAAGGAGACAAAGATAAG GACAGGAGCCGTAAGAGAAAAAGGAAGGCCGAGCGAAGTTGTAAGGACTCATCCTCAGAGTCCTCTGCAGACTCTGAGGGGGAAGAGGTA GCTGAAgccaagaagaaaaagagaagtaGCGAGGAAAAGGAGAAAATCACA GACCGATCcaagaagaagaggaaaaagaagCACAAGAAACAcagcagaaaaaagaaaaagaaggcaGCATCTCAGTCAGACCCTGAGCTCGACTAG
- the fam133b gene encoding protein FAM133 isoform X3 — MGKRDNRVAYINPIAAARARGPANNAGPTIQDYLGRPRPTWEELKEQLEKKKKGSRALADFEDKMNVKWRKELAKNREKLLGGSDKDKEKDKKTTDKEKEEKKEKKEKKRKEKKKPSRHSSSSSSSSSSDSPSSSSSESEDVDEKKSLKKKRKRKKSSARRPSDSSEEESDAESKKKKRIKEEGDKDKEDRSRKRKRKAERSCKDSSSESSADSEGEEVAEAKKKKRSSEEKEKITDRSKKKRKKKHKKHSRKKKKKAASQSDPELD; from the exons ATGGGCAAAAGGGATAATCGAGTG GCTTACATTAACCCCATTGCTGCTGCACGAGCCAGGGGACCGGCAAATAACGCTGGACCAACTATACAAGATTATTTAGGCAGACCTCGACCAACATG GGAAGAGTTAAAGGAGCagctggagaagaagaagaagggctCTCGAGCCCTGGCTGACTTTGAGGACAAAATGAACGTG aaatggAGAAAAGAACTGGCAAAAAACAGAGAGAAGTTGTTAGGTGGAAGTGataaagacaaagagaaagacaaGAAGACCACAGACAAGgaaaaagaggagaagaaagagaaaaaagag aaaaagaggaaagagaagaagaaacccAGCAGG CattcttcatcttcctcttcctcatcgaGTTCTGATTCCCCCAGCAGCTCCTCCTCAGAATCTGAAGACGTG GATGAAAAGAAGAGCCTGAAGAAAAAGCGGAAGAGAAAGAAGTCATCGGCAAGGAGACCATCAGACAGCTCAGAGGAAGAATCGGATGCTGAAAGCaag aaaaagaaaagaatcaaGGAAGAAGGAGACAAAGATAAG GAGGACAGGAGCCGTAAGAGAAAAAGGAAGGCCGAGCGAAGTTGTAAGGACTCATCCTCAGAGTCCTCTGCAGACTCTGAGGGGGAAGAGGTA GCTGAAgccaagaagaaaaagagaagtaGCGAGGAAAAGGAGAAAATCACA GACCGATCcaagaagaagaggaaaaagaagCACAAGAAACAcagcagaaaaaagaaaaagaaggcaGCATCTCAGTCAGACCCTGAGCTCGACTAG
- the fam133b gene encoding protein FAM133 isoform X6: protein MGKRDNRVAYINPIAAARARGPANNAGPTIQDYLGRPRPTWEELKEQLEKKKKGSRALADFEDKMNVKWRKELAKNREKLLGGSDKDKEKDKKTTDKEKEEKKEKKEKKRKEKKKPSRHSSSSSSSSSSDSPSSSSSESEDVDEKKSLKKKRKRKKSSARRPSDSSEEESDAESKKKKKRIKEEGDKDKDRSRKRKRKAERSCKDSSSESSADSEGEEAEAKKKKRSSEEKEKITDRSKKKRKKKHKKHSRKKKKKAASQSDPELD from the exons ATGGGCAAAAGGGATAATCGAGTG GCTTACATTAACCCCATTGCTGCTGCACGAGCCAGGGGACCGGCAAATAACGCTGGACCAACTATACAAGATTATTTAGGCAGACCTCGACCAACATG GGAAGAGTTAAAGGAGCagctggagaagaagaagaagggctCTCGAGCCCTGGCTGACTTTGAGGACAAAATGAACGTG aaatggAGAAAAGAACTGGCAAAAAACAGAGAGAAGTTGTTAGGTGGAAGTGataaagacaaagagaaagacaaGAAGACCACAGACAAGgaaaaagaggagaagaaagagaaaaaagag aaaaagaggaaagagaagaagaaacccAGCAGG CattcttcatcttcctcttcctcatcgaGTTCTGATTCCCCCAGCAGCTCCTCCTCAGAATCTGAAGACGTG GATGAAAAGAAGAGCCTGAAGAAAAAGCGGAAGAGAAAGAAGTCATCGGCAAGGAGACCATCAGACAGCTCAGAGGAAGAATCGGATGCTGAAAGCaag aagaaaaagaaaagaatcaaGGAAGAAGGAGACAAAGATAAG GACAGGAGCCGTAAGAGAAAAAGGAAGGCCGAGCGAAGTTGTAAGGACTCATCCTCAGAGTCCTCTGCAGACTCTGAGGGGGAAGAG GCTGAAgccaagaagaaaaagagaagtaGCGAGGAAAAGGAGAAAATCACA GACCGATCcaagaagaagaggaaaaagaagCACAAGAAACAcagcagaaaaaagaaaaagaaggcaGCATCTCAGTCAGACCCTGAGCTCGACTAG
- the fam133b gene encoding protein FAM133 isoform X1, whose protein sequence is MGKRDNRVAYINPIAAARARGPANNAGPTIQDYLGRPRPTWEELKEQLEKKKKGSRALADFEDKMNVKWRKELAKNREKLLGGSDKDKEKDKKTTDKEKEEKKEKKEKKRKEKKKPSRHSSSSSSSSSSDSPSSSSSESEDVDEKKSLKKKRKRKKSSARRPSDSSEEESDAESKKKKKRIKEEGDKDKEDRSRKRKRKAERSCKDSSSESSADSEGEEVAEAKKKKRSSEEKEKITDRSKKKRKKKHKKHSRKKKKKAASQSDPELD, encoded by the exons ATGGGCAAAAGGGATAATCGAGTG GCTTACATTAACCCCATTGCTGCTGCACGAGCCAGGGGACCGGCAAATAACGCTGGACCAACTATACAAGATTATTTAGGCAGACCTCGACCAACATG GGAAGAGTTAAAGGAGCagctggagaagaagaagaagggctCTCGAGCCCTGGCTGACTTTGAGGACAAAATGAACGTG aaatggAGAAAAGAACTGGCAAAAAACAGAGAGAAGTTGTTAGGTGGAAGTGataaagacaaagagaaagacaaGAAGACCACAGACAAGgaaaaagaggagaagaaagagaaaaaagag aaaaagaggaaagagaagaagaaacccAGCAGG CattcttcatcttcctcttcctcatcgaGTTCTGATTCCCCCAGCAGCTCCTCCTCAGAATCTGAAGACGTG GATGAAAAGAAGAGCCTGAAGAAAAAGCGGAAGAGAAAGAAGTCATCGGCAAGGAGACCATCAGACAGCTCAGAGGAAGAATCGGATGCTGAAAGCaag aagaaaaagaaaagaatcaaGGAAGAAGGAGACAAAGATAAG GAGGACAGGAGCCGTAAGAGAAAAAGGAAGGCCGAGCGAAGTTGTAAGGACTCATCCTCAGAGTCCTCTGCAGACTCTGAGGGGGAAGAGGTA GCTGAAgccaagaagaaaaagagaagtaGCGAGGAAAAGGAGAAAATCACA GACCGATCcaagaagaagaggaaaaagaagCACAAGAAACAcagcagaaaaaagaaaaagaaggcaGCATCTCAGTCAGACCCTGAGCTCGACTAG